A genomic segment from Bradyrhizobium sp. ISRA430 encodes:
- the mmsA gene encoding multiple monosaccharide ABC transporter ATP-binding protein — translation MTPMLEMRNVSKSFAGVQALRDVNFSVEAGQIHALVGENGAGKSTLMKVLSGVYAHGSYEGTIVFDGEERRFRDINDSEALGIIIIHQELALIPLMSIAENIFLSHPPSKLGVIDRDEVYRRTRELLAQVGLRESPDTLITDLGVGKQQLVEIAKALSKRVRMLILDEPTASLNEADSAALLDRLMKFREQGIGSILISHKLNEVARVADHITVLRDGRTVDSIDCRAGPVEEDRIIRSMVNRDLAHRFPERSATIGEPVLEVSNWSVYHPIHPERQVIKNVGFSVKRGEVVGIAGLMGAGRTEFAMSLFGRSWGTNVSGGLRLEGREMVLPSVAAAIDAGLAYVTEDRKQLGLILADDVRKNITLASLDQVAPGRMIDDIAELKVASDYRNRMRIRCSDVYQETGQLSGGNQQKVVLSKWLMTDPKVLVLDEPTRGIDVGAKYEIYCIINELAEAGRGVVVISSEMPELLGICDRICVMNDGAFVGEFPATEATQEKIMRAIMRNDRDFGSGVPEAAEMGGSQP, via the coding sequence ATGACCCCGATGCTGGAGATGCGCAACGTCAGCAAGAGCTTCGCCGGTGTGCAGGCGCTGCGCGACGTCAATTTCTCGGTCGAGGCAGGGCAGATCCACGCGCTCGTCGGCGAGAACGGCGCCGGCAAGTCCACGCTGATGAAAGTGCTGAGCGGAGTCTATGCGCATGGCAGCTACGAAGGCACCATCGTCTTCGACGGCGAGGAGCGCCGCTTCCGCGACATCAACGATTCGGAGGCGCTCGGCATCATCATCATCCACCAGGAGCTGGCGCTGATCCCGCTGATGTCGATCGCGGAGAACATCTTCCTGTCGCACCCGCCATCGAAGCTCGGCGTCATCGACCGTGACGAGGTGTACCGTCGCACGCGGGAGCTTCTGGCCCAGGTCGGCCTAAGGGAGTCGCCGGACACGCTGATCACCGATCTCGGTGTCGGCAAGCAGCAGCTCGTCGAGATTGCGAAAGCACTGTCCAAGCGGGTGCGGATGCTGATCCTGGACGAGCCGACCGCGAGCCTCAACGAGGCCGACAGCGCGGCGCTGCTCGATCGCCTGATGAAATTCCGGGAGCAGGGCATCGGCTCGATCCTGATCTCGCACAAGCTGAACGAGGTCGCCCGCGTCGCCGACCACATCACGGTGCTGCGCGATGGCCGCACCGTCGACAGCATCGACTGCCGTGCCGGACCGGTCGAGGAAGACCGCATCATCCGCAGCATGGTCAACCGCGATCTCGCCCATCGCTTTCCGGAGCGCAGCGCGACGATCGGCGAGCCCGTGCTCGAGGTCTCGAATTGGTCGGTCTACCATCCGATCCATCCCGAACGGCAGGTTATCAAGAACGTCGGTTTCAGCGTCAAGCGCGGCGAGGTCGTGGGCATCGCGGGACTGATGGGCGCGGGCCGCACCGAGTTCGCCATGAGCCTGTTCGGGCGTTCCTGGGGCACCAATGTCAGCGGCGGTCTCCGGCTCGAAGGCAGGGAGATGGTGCTGCCGAGCGTGGCGGCCGCGATCGACGCGGGCCTTGCCTATGTCACCGAGGACCGCAAGCAGCTCGGGCTGATCCTCGCCGACGACGTGCGCAAGAACATCACGCTCGCAAGCCTCGATCAGGTCGCGCCCGGCCGGATGATCGACGACATCGCCGAGCTGAAGGTCGCGAGCGACTACCGCAACCGGATGCGCATACGCTGCTCCGACGTCTATCAGGAGACCGGCCAGCTCTCTGGCGGCAACCAGCAGAAGGTCGTGCTGTCGAAATGGCTGATGACCGATCCTAAGGTGCTGGTCCTGGATGAGCCGACACGCGGCATCGACGTCGGTGCCAAATACGAGATTTACTGTATCATCAACGAGCTCGCGGAGGCCGGCCGCGGTGTCGTGGTGATCTCCTCGGAAATGCCCGAGCTGCTCGGTATCTGCGATCGCATCTGCGTCATGAACGACGGTGCTTTCGTCGGCGAGTTTCCCGCAACCGAGGCGACGCAGGAGAAGATCATGCGCGCCATCATGCGCAACGACAGAGACTTTGGGAGCGGCGTGCCTGAGGCCGCGGAGATGGGAGGATCGCAGCCATGA
- the chvE gene encoding multiple monosaccharide ABC transporter substrate-binding protein: protein MLKLKTTFLALALAGAAAMAADGPVFAQDKPTVGIAMPTKSSARWIDDGNNMVKVLKERGYNTDLQYAEDDIPNQLSQVENMVTKGAKALVIAAIDGTTLSDVLKQAKAKGITVIAYDRLIRGTPNVDYYATFDNFQVGVLQAQSIEQGLGLKEGKGPFNIELFGGSPDDNNAYFFYNGAMSVLKPYIDSGKLVVVSGQMGMDKVATLRWDGATAQARMDNLLSAYYGNKKVNAVLSPYDGLSIGIISSLKGVGYGSADQPMPVISGQDAEVPSIKAMLRGDQYSTIFKDTRDLAKVTADMVDAALAGKQVTVNDTKTYENGVKTVPSYLLKPVVVYKNNWEKVLVDSGYYKKSQFQ, encoded by the coding sequence ATGCTGAAATTGAAGACGACGTTCCTTGCGCTCGCCCTGGCGGGAGCCGCCGCCATGGCTGCGGACGGCCCTGTATTCGCCCAAGACAAGCCGACCGTCGGCATCGCCATGCCGACGAAATCCTCCGCGCGCTGGATCGACGACGGCAACAACATGGTCAAGGTGCTGAAGGAGCGCGGGTACAACACCGACCTGCAATATGCGGAGGATGACATTCCGAACCAGCTCTCGCAGGTCGAGAACATGGTGACCAAGGGCGCCAAGGCGCTGGTCATTGCAGCGATTGACGGCACCACGCTTTCCGACGTGCTGAAGCAGGCCAAGGCCAAGGGCATCACCGTCATCGCCTATGATCGCCTGATCCGCGGCACGCCCAACGTCGACTACTACGCGACGTTCGACAACTTCCAGGTCGGCGTGCTCCAGGCGCAGTCGATCGAGCAGGGTCTTGGTCTGAAGGAAGGCAAAGGCCCCTTCAACATCGAGTTGTTCGGCGGCTCGCCGGACGACAACAACGCCTACTTCTTCTACAATGGCGCAATGTCAGTGCTGAAACCCTACATTGACAGCGGCAAGCTCGTCGTCGTCTCCGGCCAGATGGGCATGGACAAGGTCGCAACGCTGCGCTGGGATGGCGCCACCGCGCAGGCCCGCATGGACAACCTGCTCAGCGCCTACTACGGCAACAAGAAGGTCAACGCCGTGCTGTCGCCCTATGATGGCCTCTCGATCGGCATCATCTCGTCGCTGAAGGGCGTCGGCTATGGCAGCGCCGACCAGCCGATGCCTGTTATCAGCGGCCAGGATGCGGAAGTGCCCTCGATCAAGGCGATGCTGCGCGGCGATCAGTATTCGACCATCTTCAAGGATACCCGCGATCTCGCCAAGGTCACCGCCGACATGGTCGACGCGGCCCTCGCCGGCAAGCAGGTCACCGTCAACGACACCAAGACCTACGAGAACGGCGTCAAGACGGTGCCGTCCTATCTGCTCAAGCCGGTCGTGGTCTACAAGAACAATTGGGAGAAGGTTTTGGTTGACAGCGGCTACTACAAGAAGTCGCAATTCCAGTGA
- a CDS encoding SMP-30/gluconolactonase/LRE family protein → MEQVPTSVLSPEPCHLGEGPTYDVTTDTAWWFDIREGRLFEAHLSNGNIRVHALGRMASALGRIDAEHQLIVAEDGLYVRQIADGAMTLFCPLEADNPATRSNDARVHQSGTFWIGTMGRKAERGAGAIYALHGGKISTLFPGISIPNSICFSPDGATGYFADTARAVLYAVPLNPSTGLPRAEPQVLLRHTGIGGLDGSVCDAEGLIWNACWGAGRIDIYSPQGERIRSLKVPARQASCPAFVGPDLSRLLVTSAWQDMDAAARAADPNAGCTFLLEASARGRAEPDVKLA, encoded by the coding sequence ATGGAACAAGTGCCGACGTCCGTTCTCTCCCCGGAGCCTTGTCACCTCGGCGAGGGACCTACCTATGACGTAACCACCGATACCGCCTGGTGGTTCGACATTCGCGAGGGGCGGCTGTTTGAGGCGCACTTGAGCAACGGCAACATCCGTGTCCACGCGCTCGGCCGGATGGCGAGTGCGCTCGGGCGCATCGATGCCGAACACCAATTGATCGTCGCGGAGGACGGGCTCTACGTCCGGCAGATCGCCGACGGCGCGATGACGCTGTTTTGTCCGCTCGAAGCCGACAACCCCGCCACGCGTTCCAACGACGCCCGTGTTCACCAGTCCGGCACATTCTGGATCGGCACCATGGGCCGCAAGGCCGAGCGAGGGGCCGGTGCGATCTACGCGCTCCATGGCGGCAAGATCTCGACGCTGTTCCCCGGCATCAGCATTCCCAACTCGATCTGCTTCTCGCCGGATGGTGCCACCGGCTACTTTGCCGACACCGCGCGCGCGGTGCTCTATGCCGTTCCGCTCAATCCATCCACCGGTTTGCCGCGCGCCGAGCCCCAGGTGCTGTTGCGTCACACCGGCATCGGCGGCCTCGACGGCTCGGTGTGCGACGCCGAAGGCCTGATCTGGAATGCCTGCTGGGGTGCTGGCCGCATCGACATCTACAGCCCGCAGGGCGAGCGCATTCGCTCATTGAAGGTGCCGGCACGGCAGGCGAGTTGCCCCGCTTTCGTTGGTCCCGATCTGTCGCGCTTGCTGGTCACTTCCGCCTGGCAGGATATGGACGCGGCGGCGCGCGCCGCCGATCCGAACGCAGGCTGCACCTTTCTGCTCGAGGCATCCGCACGCGGTCGTGCGGAGCCCGACGTCAAGCTTGCATAG
- a CDS encoding aldose epimerase family protein, with protein MAGSKIIRDAFGTLPDGRTVERIVLRGEGGFEARIITHGAVLQALIAADAKGGYDDVVLGHDAFAGYLAARKFFGATVGRYANRIAKGQFSLDGETVQLAVNNGPNALHGGLDGFDRKLWEIAEIDEGAEPAVTLTYVSADGEENYPGRLDVRLTYRVTGPTELSLSMEARTDRPTIVNLTNHSFFNLEGATSAMPILDHRLTVAAEHFLAIDPNAIPLPEPPRAVAGTPFDFRTAKQVGERIRENDQQLRNGKGYDHTYCLARDGKLHLAARLEAPRSGRVMELFTDQPGLQVYSGNYLDGTIAGKGGKLYRQSDAMCLEPQIWPDAPNRPDFPSPRLAPGEVYRHHTVYRFAVRSS; from the coding sequence ATGGCTGGCTCAAAAATCATAAGAGACGCTTTCGGGACGCTGCCGGACGGTCGCACGGTGGAGCGTATCGTGCTGCGCGGGGAGGGTGGCTTCGAGGCGCGCATCATCACCCACGGCGCGGTGTTGCAGGCGCTGATCGCGGCGGATGCCAAGGGCGGCTATGACGACGTCGTGCTCGGTCACGACGCGTTCGCCGGCTATCTCGCCGCGCGGAAGTTTTTCGGCGCGACCGTCGGCCGCTACGCCAACCGCATCGCCAAGGGACAGTTTTCGCTCGACGGCGAGACGGTGCAGCTCGCCGTCAACAACGGCCCGAATGCGCTGCATGGCGGGCTGGATGGATTTGATCGCAAGCTCTGGGAAATTGCCGAGATCGACGAGGGCGCCGAGCCCGCGGTCACGCTCACCTATGTCAGCGCGGACGGCGAGGAGAATTATCCCGGCCGGCTCGATGTGCGCCTGACCTATCGCGTCACCGGCCCGACCGAGCTGTCACTGAGCATGGAGGCGCGGACGGACCGGCCGACCATCGTCAACCTGACCAATCACAGCTTCTTCAATCTGGAAGGGGCGACGTCCGCTATGCCGATCCTCGACCACCGGCTCACGGTCGCGGCGGAGCATTTTCTTGCGATCGATCCGAACGCGATTCCGCTGCCCGAGCCGCCGCGCGCGGTCGCCGGCACGCCGTTCGACTTCCGCACGGCAAAGCAGGTGGGCGAACGCATCCGCGAGAACGATCAGCAATTGCGCAACGGCAAGGGCTACGATCACACCTACTGCCTGGCGCGTGATGGAAAGCTTCACCTTGCTGCGCGGCTGGAGGCTCCTCGCTCGGGACGTGTCATGGAGCTGTTCACTGATCAGCCCGGACTTCAGGTCTATTCCGGCAACTATCTCGACGGCACGATCGCAGGGAAAGGCGGCAAGCTGTACCGGCAGTCGGACGCCATGTGTCTGGAGCCGCAGATCTGGCCGGACGCGCCGAACCGGCCGGATTTCCCGAGCCCGCGCCTCGCGCCGGGCGAGGTCTATCGGCATCACACGGTCTATCGGTTTGCGGTGAGGTCGTCATAA
- a CDS encoding Gfo/Idh/MocA family oxidoreductase: MTELRIAIVGFGKIARDQHVGAISATPGATLAAIASRNASLPGLPHFATIEELLELGPPIDAVSLCTPPQVRRAQAAAALAAGKHVMLEKPPGTGVAELDPLIAMAAAAKRTLFATWHSRYAPAVEPARQWLAARRIASVHISWKEDVRVWHPGQGWIWEPGGLGVFDPGINALSILTRILPKPVFVTAAELAFPANCQAPIAANLTLTDIGGLPITAEFDFRQTGPQSWDILVETDQGRMTLSGGGRRMAVDGKVIAEAADEEYRELYRRFVDLTATGASDVDLAPLRLVADAFLLGKRNIVEPFVD, encoded by the coding sequence GTGACCGAACTTCGCATTGCCATTGTCGGCTTCGGCAAGATCGCGCGCGACCAGCATGTCGGCGCGATCTCGGCCACACCGGGCGCGACGCTGGCGGCCATCGCGAGCCGCAACGCCTCGCTGCCGGGACTGCCGCATTTTGCGACCATCGAGGAGCTGCTGGAGCTGGGACCGCCGATCGACGCGGTGTCGCTTTGCACTCCGCCGCAGGTGCGGCGCGCTCAGGCCGCCGCGGCGCTCGCCGCTGGCAAACACGTGATGCTGGAGAAGCCGCCCGGCACCGGCGTCGCAGAGCTCGATCCGCTGATCGCGATGGCGGCAGCGGCAAAGCGAACGCTGTTTGCAACTTGGCACTCGCGCTATGCCCCGGCGGTCGAGCCGGCGCGGCAATGGCTCGCCGCGCGTCGCATCGCCTCCGTGCACATTAGCTGGAAGGAGGATGTCCGCGTCTGGCATCCCGGGCAGGGGTGGATCTGGGAGCCCGGCGGGCTCGGCGTGTTCGATCCCGGCATCAACGCGCTGTCGATCTTGACCCGTATCCTTCCAAAGCCTGTGTTCGTCACGGCGGCCGAGCTCGCTTTTCCCGCTAATTGCCAAGCGCCGATCGCCGCGAACCTGACGCTGACCGACATCGGCGGTCTGCCGATCACCGCCGAGTTCGACTTCCGCCAGACCGGACCGCAGAGCTGGGATATCCTCGTGGAAACAGACCAGGGCCGGATGACGTTGTCCGGCGGTGGCAGGCGCATGGCGGTCGACGGCAAGGTCATTGCCGAGGCAGCCGATGAGGAATATCGCGAACTCTACCGGCGTTTCGTCGACCTCACCGCGACCGGCGCAAGCGATGTCGATCTTGCGCCGCTTCGTCTCGTCGCCGATGCCTTCCTGCTCGGCAAGCGCAATATCGTCGAACCGTTTGTGGACTGA
- a CDS encoding FadR/GntR family transcriptional regulator: MTSRIVVIPTRRAHSNHAEVARSIGVDIIAGRYGEGTRLPGDAEMIAMFGVSRPVLRESVKTLVAKGLLTTKARVGTVVRERGAWNMFDADVLAWHLDAGIDKRFLNDLAEIRLAVEPRAAMLAAGRRSEEDLAQLRRSMERMRNEASDSVGFADADLALHVAVARASGNLFMRSIGHVIEAALRASFLLSAPVEPEDRDTVLLWHQKIVDAIAAGDADAASEAMIFVIHNGMRRHEDTVIETAPADALPSVKSGEES; the protein is encoded by the coding sequence ATGACCTCGCGCATCGTGGTGATTCCGACACGGCGGGCGCATTCCAATCATGCGGAAGTGGCCCGCTCGATCGGCGTCGACATCATCGCCGGCCGCTACGGGGAGGGGACGCGGCTGCCGGGCGATGCCGAGATGATCGCCATGTTCGGCGTGTCGCGGCCGGTGTTGCGCGAGAGCGTGAAGACGCTCGTCGCCAAGGGCCTGCTCACGACCAAGGCGCGGGTCGGCACCGTCGTGCGCGAGCGCGGTGCCTGGAACATGTTCGACGCCGATGTGCTCGCCTGGCATCTGGACGCCGGCATCGACAAGCGGTTCCTCAACGACCTTGCCGAGATTCGCCTCGCGGTCGAGCCGCGGGCGGCGATGCTCGCGGCCGGTCGGCGGTCGGAGGAGGACCTTGCTCAGCTCCGGCGCAGCATGGAGCGCATGCGGAACGAAGCTTCCGATTCCGTCGGCTTTGCCGACGCCGACCTCGCGCTGCACGTCGCGGTGGCGCGCGCATCGGGCAATCTGTTCATGCGCTCGATCGGCCATGTCATCGAGGCCGCTCTTCGCGCCTCGTTCCTGCTGAGCGCCCCGGTCGAGCCCGAAGACCGCGATACCGTGCTGCTCTGGCACCAGAAGATCGTCGATGCGATCGCCGCGGGCGATGCCGATGCCGCGTCTGAGGCGATGATCTTTGTCATTCACAACGGCATGCGCCGCCATGAGGACACGGTGATCGAGACCGCACCGGCCGACGCGCTGCCATCCGTGAAATCCGGAGAGGAATCGTGA
- the yjfF gene encoding galactofuranose ABC transporter, permease protein YjfF: protein MKGLPPVLVTAMVLVAGFALCAVQFPNIASTRVVGNLLTDNAFLGIVATGMTFVIISGGIDLSVGSVIGFTTVFVALAIERWGMPPFVAFVAVLVLSAAFGAAMGAVIHVFDLPPFIVTLAGMFLARGASFLLSTESVPITAPVYSTVSDFALRLPGGGRLTAIAIIMLAIVIGGVLLLHLTRFGANVYALGGSRSTASLMGVAVGKMTVKIYMLSSLLAGIAGIVFSFYTSAGYSLSAVGVELDTIAAVVIGGTLLTGGQGSVIGTFLGVLIQGLIQTYINFDGTLSSWWTKIATGVLLFAFIALQQALVAIARRPVTRSAGAAS, encoded by the coding sequence ATGAAAGGCCTGCCGCCCGTCCTCGTCACGGCCATGGTGCTCGTTGCTGGCTTTGCGCTCTGTGCGGTGCAGTTTCCCAACATTGCCTCGACCCGCGTGGTCGGTAATCTTCTCACTGACAATGCCTTCCTCGGAATCGTGGCGACCGGCATGACCTTCGTCATCATCTCCGGCGGGATCGATCTTTCGGTCGGCTCGGTGATCGGCTTCACCACCGTCTTCGTTGCGCTTGCGATCGAGCGCTGGGGTATGCCGCCGTTCGTCGCCTTCGTTGCGGTTCTTGTGCTCTCTGCTGCGTTCGGCGCGGCGATGGGCGCCGTTATCCATGTCTTTGATCTGCCGCCCTTCATCGTGACGCTCGCAGGAATGTTCCTGGCTCGCGGCGCGAGCTTCCTGCTCTCGACGGAATCGGTGCCGATCACCGCGCCGGTCTATTCGACGGTCTCCGACTTTGCGCTGCGATTGCCCGGGGGCGGGCGGCTGACGGCGATCGCGATCATCATGCTCGCGATCGTGATCGGCGGCGTGCTCCTGCTGCATCTCACGCGGTTCGGCGCTAATGTCTACGCACTCGGCGGCAGCCGGTCGACTGCCAGCCTGATGGGTGTCGCGGTGGGCAAGATGACGGTCAAGATCTACATGCTGTCGAGCCTGCTCGCAGGGATTGCCGGCATCGTGTTCTCGTTCTACACCAGCGCCGGTTACTCGCTCTCCGCCGTCGGCGTCGAGCTCGACACCATCGCGGCGGTGGTGATCGGCGGCACGCTGCTCACGGGCGGGCAGGGCTCGGTGATCGGCACCTTCCTCGGCGTTCTGATCCAGGGCCTGATCCAGACCTACATCAACTTCGACGGGACGCTGTCGAGCTGGTGGACCAAGATCGCGACCGGCGTGCTGCTGTTCGCGTTCATCGCCTTGCAGCAGGCGCTGGTCGCGATCGCGCGCCGGCCGGTCACCAGGAGTGCAGGAGCAGCCTCATGA
- a CDS encoding ABC transporter permease, which translates to MTALLPRRGLAQILALIVILAVDRAVSPQFFDLRLQDGRLFGSLIDVLNRGTPVALLSLGMVLVIATRGIDLSVGAVMAISGAIAASLADSHGLPVVLAAALGAGLLCGLWNGFLVSVLGMQPIVATLILMVAGRGIAQLITEGRIVTFTSPDLVWLGNGAVLGLPVPVAIALGMLILTGAVVRGSALGLLIEATGGNARASELAGVGTRAMILAVYVWCGICAALAGVIAAADIMGADANNAGLWLELDAILAVVIGGTSLFGGRFSLILAVLGALIIQTMNTGILLSGYPPEFNLLVKAVVVLAVLLLQSPKFSGVAGIVARLRRTKA; encoded by the coding sequence ATGACAGCGCTCTTGCCGCGCCGCGGCCTTGCCCAGATTCTTGCCCTGATCGTCATCCTGGCGGTCGATCGCGCGGTGTCGCCGCAGTTCTTCGACCTGCGTCTCCAGGACGGCCGGCTGTTCGGCAGCCTCATCGACGTGCTCAACCGCGGCACGCCGGTGGCGCTGCTCTCGCTCGGCATGGTGCTGGTGATCGCGACGCGCGGCATCGATCTGTCGGTCGGCGCGGTCATGGCGATCTCGGGCGCGATCGCGGCGAGCCTCGCCGATAGTCACGGCCTTCCGGTCGTACTTGCGGCCGCGCTCGGCGCGGGCCTTCTCTGTGGCCTCTGGAACGGCTTTCTCGTCAGCGTGCTCGGCATGCAGCCGATCGTCGCGACGCTGATCCTGATGGTGGCCGGCCGCGGCATCGCGCAGCTCATCACTGAGGGACGCATCGTGACCTTCACCTCGCCCGATCTGGTCTGGCTCGGCAACGGTGCGGTGCTCGGCCTGCCGGTGCCGGTCGCAATCGCGCTCGGGATGCTGATCCTCACCGGCGCGGTGGTGCGCGGCTCGGCCCTCGGGCTCCTGATCGAGGCGACCGGCGGCAATGCGCGGGCGAGCGAGCTCGCAGGCGTCGGTACGCGCGCGATGATCCTGGCGGTCTATGTCTGGTGCGGCATCTGCGCCGCGCTCGCCGGCGTGATCGCGGCGGCTGACATCATGGGGGCGGATGCCAATAATGCCGGCCTGTGGCTCGAGCTCGACGCCATTCTCGCGGTGGTGATCGGCGGCACCTCGCTGTTCGGTGGCCGCTTCAGCCTCATCCTCGCGGTGCTCGGCGCGCTGATCATCCAGACCATGAACACGGGCATCCTCTTGTCCGGCTATCCGCCGGAGTTCAACCTGCTGGTCAAGGCGGTGGTGGTGCTGGCAGTGCTGCTGCTGCAATCGCCGAAATTTTCAGGTGTCGCCGGCATCGTCGCGCGGCTGCGGAGGACGAAAGCATGA
- a CDS encoding sugar ABC transporter ATP-binding protein, which produces MENSLDPAPPLLQVRGISKSFGAVRALQEVDFTLRAGEIHALLGENGAGKSTLIKVITGVFPRDAGIVRLGGTEVAPRSAKAALQAGIATVYQEVNLLPNLSVAQNLFLDRQPMRFGIVREAEMRRRAKVLLAGFGLDIDVAAPLGSYSVAVQHVTAIARAVDLSARVLILDEPTASLDRHEVEILFGIMRQLAGRGIGIVFVSHFLDQVYEISDRITVLRNGRLVGERETASLPRLELIRLMLGRELAETTSERASAGEHKVREVCASFENYGKAGYVAPFNLELRHGEVVGLAGLLGSGRTETARLVFGAERADRGQARVEGAPVRLQTPRDGVRHGFGYCPEERKTDGIVADLTVRENIVLALQAKRGLYLPLSRREQDEIARRYVKMLDIRPPDPERPVGLLSGGNQQKVLLARWLATSPRLLVLDEPTRGIDVGAHAEIIRLIRELCDDGLALLVISSELDEIVTYSDRVVVLRDRAHVDELTGEAIDVTNILAAIAADGAAVAHEGRA; this is translated from the coding sequence ATGGAAAACAGCCTCGATCCTGCTCCGCCGCTCCTTCAGGTGCGCGGGATCAGCAAGAGCTTTGGCGCGGTGCGCGCGTTGCAGGAGGTCGACTTCACGCTCCGCGCCGGCGAGATCCACGCTCTGCTCGGCGAAAACGGCGCCGGCAAATCCACGCTGATCAAGGTGATCACCGGTGTGTTTCCGCGCGATGCTGGCATCGTCCGGCTCGGCGGCACGGAGGTTGCGCCGCGCTCGGCCAAGGCGGCGCTTCAGGCCGGCATCGCCACCGTCTACCAGGAGGTCAACCTGCTGCCGAACCTTTCGGTGGCACAGAACCTGTTTCTCGACCGCCAGCCGATGCGCTTCGGCATCGTACGCGAAGCCGAGATGCGCCGCCGCGCGAAAGTGCTGCTCGCGGGCTTCGGCCTCGACATCGACGTCGCCGCGCCGCTCGGCAGCTATTCCGTCGCCGTGCAGCACGTCACGGCAATCGCGCGCGCCGTCGATCTCTCGGCGCGCGTGCTGATCCTCGACGAGCCGACCGCGAGCCTCGACCGTCACGAGGTCGAGATCCTCTTTGGCATTATGCGCCAGCTTGCCGGCCGCGGCATCGGCATCGTCTTCGTCAGCCATTTTCTCGATCAGGTCTATGAGATTTCCGACCGAATCACTGTGCTGCGCAACGGGCGACTGGTCGGCGAGCGCGAGACCGCCTCGCTGCCGCGGCTCGAGCTGATCAGGCTGATGCTCGGCCGCGAGCTCGCGGAGACGACCAGTGAACGGGCCTCGGCAGGCGAGCATAAAGTGCGCGAGGTCTGCGCGAGTTTCGAGAATTATGGCAAGGCCGGCTATGTCGCGCCGTTCAATCTCGAGCTGCGCCACGGCGAGGTCGTCGGGCTCGCCGGCCTGCTCGGCTCGGGCCGAACCGAGACGGCGCGGCTGGTGTTCGGCGCCGAGCGCGCCGATCGCGGGCAGGCGAGGGTGGAGGGCGCCCCGGTGCGACTCCAGACGCCGCGCGACGGCGTGCGCCACGGCTTCGGCTATTGCCCGGAGGAGCGCAAGACCGATGGCATCGTCGCCGATCTCACCGTGCGCGAGAACATCGTGCTGGCGCTCCAGGCCAAGCGCGGCCTCTACCTGCCGCTGTCACGCCGCGAGCAGGACGAGATCGCGCGCCGTTACGTCAAGATGCTCGACATTCGCCCGCCCGACCCCGAGCGCCCCGTCGGTCTGCTGTCCGGCGGCAATCAGCAGAAGGTACTGCTGGCGCGCTGGCTCGCGACCTCGCCGCGGCTCTTGGTGCTGGACGAGCCGACCCGCGGCATCGATGTCGGTGCGCATGCCGAGATCATCCGCCTGATCCGCGAGCTCTGCGACGACGGGCTCGCGCTGCTCGTCATCTCCTCCGAGCTCGACGAGATCGTGACCTATTCCGACCGCGTCGTGGTGCTGCGCGATCGCGCCCATGTCGACGAGCTCACCGGTGAGGCGATCGACGTCACCAACATTCTCGCGGCCATTGCTGCTGACGGTGCCGCCGTTGCGCATGAGGGCCGGGCATGA